Proteins encoded by one window of Rutidosis leptorrhynchoides isolate AG116_Rl617_1_P2 chromosome 7, CSIRO_AGI_Rlap_v1, whole genome shotgun sequence:
- the LOC139860506 gene encoding uncharacterized protein encodes MGKNSGGKKKKQTQTATRVLRSRAIGGDEEISDSDDSNRSVNKELKSGQRQKLDPLTGLPVTLDEHDDRDVDQVSVSEVPIPNTNITPPLEDYEFPELVPSLAKNNDCRSSLVGQIKLNENTITSPKDDGKEATHNVSPYLNALNTLQPQKKVNFRFMETQKSLEDDIDVEIPLSSVLETQERYRHTIYGYFLGKRVAYPVVHNYVMNVWKKYGIEKVMMNAKGFFFFKFTTETGMNGVLENGPWIIRTIPIILNKWSPEITLMKEDLKRVPVWVKLHDIPLAGFTEDGLSSIASKVGIPIMLDSYTSSMCQDAWGRPNYARAMLEVTAESDPKESLKIAIPNPKGDTKTISIVKVEYEWKPPRCDNCKIFGHRDAQCPKSIPVPEANKTVDGGYQKVTKQSKSTVGGKQKTGDGFLVVKPKAKFVYRRKMNNTNGEGVANKVAGTSGLKNTTTDENPFTALNDLNDEDDGDGLKTHNGQLIDEDSDIEVDSINMTEGASTPVKNESHVSLSNLSSICNNVFPAWDWTSNSSLCVSGTRIILGWNPLLVHVMVLAITNQVIHCQIRVNSDGSQFFTSFVYASNSYIQRRFLWNDIEMHHGFVGGNPWVILGDFNVALNLDESTTGGSNMTVAMRDFKECLDNSQMVDINSMGLQFTWNQKPKTNDGILRKIDRVLVNDVFLSKYINAYAIFQLYRISDHSPSVLKIPHSAPAKPQMFRFSNYIADKEGFIDCVSDGWKKQIEGHTMYRVVKRLRDLKKPIRKIMWNKGNLHANVCKLRSELDQLQLDLDKNPTSEYLREAEAVKLKEFNDAIWDEERFLKQKSKVEWLKAGDCNTKYFHKIIKGKANKSRINAIMDSQGSVIEGPMVSDIFVNHYMEFLGSSHPCERISDPNNLFLKKLSPIQALDMICPVTDNEVKAAIFEIGEDKAPGPDGYTSVFFKKAWEIVGPDVCKAVIDFFNNSQLLTEINHTILALIPKVETPCKVNDYRPISCCNVIYKCISKIITARIKGSLDSIVSDNQSAFIPGRRISDNILVTQEIMKNYHLDRGTPRCAFKVDIQKAYDTVDWKFLENILLYFGFHRTMIKWIMKCVSTTSFSININGELHGYFKGKRGLRQGDPLSPYLFTLVMECLTLMIKRNVLHSDDFKYHPKCEAQEIVNICFADDLFLFAHASVGSVKPLSDALAEFKACSGLTPSLPKSTAFFSNVSISLKNVILSLMSFEEGVLPVRYLGVPLISSRLYYKDCKSLVDRIKIKIQDWKNKFLSYAGRLQLINSVLSPMQVYWSSVFVLPDAIIHDIEKSVRGFLWCKGDLKRGKAKVSWKNVCLPKEEGGLGIKSLKAWNLALMSYHIWCLLNHKQSMWVKWIHTYRLNKHNFWKVDASSSASYGWRKMLQMRSIVRPFIIHKVGDGNVTSAWHDTWTDYGPLSEHITHRYVTSAGYSDDTKVADLIFNAGWQWPDPWIDKFPMLMNVRPPDLSKSDVMCWRQSDGNLVDFSTKEAWETFRPRATKVIWHSVVWFSQCIPRHAFIVWLMVGEKLKTQDKIRVWDICANQNVNLSCSLCGNQQDSHNHLFFECTYSKQVWNQVQGLMPLRSLGDNWKEVIHKISPISHTRVARVVVSKLLFAATIYYIWQERNRCLFNRTKRKAEQVYKDIYNTVRLKLMSLRFKNSQHVLEVKMKWKI; translated from the exons ATGGGCAAAAATTCCGGAGGAAAAAAGAAAAAACAGACCCAAACTGCAACTAGAGTTTTACGCAGCAGGGCTATTGGAGGAGATGAAGAGATTAGCGATAGTGATGATTCGAACAGATCAGTAAACAAAGAATTGAAGTCTGGGCAACGCCAAAAGCTTGATCCTCTAACTGGCTTACCGGTTACGCTGGATGAACATGATGATAGAGATGTAGACCAGGTTAGTGTTAGTGAAGTTCCAATTCCAAACACTAATATTACACCACCATTGGAGGACTATGAGTTTCCAGAATTGGTTCCATCCCTTGCGAAAAATAATGATTGTAGGTCTAGCTTGGTTGGCCAAATTAAACTGAATGAAAACACAATAACTAGCCCTAAGGATGATGGGAAAGAGGCCACACATAATGTGTCTCCATACCTGAATGCCTTAAACACGTTGCAGCCTCAAAAGAAAGTAAATTTCAGGTTTATGGAAACACAGAAGTCTCTAGAGGACGATATAGACGTGGAAATTCCACTGTCGTCTGTTTTGGAAACGCAAGAAAGATATCGTCATACTATCTATGGCTATTTTCTGGGAAAACGAGTGGCATACCCGGTGGTCCATAATTATGTAATGAACGTTTGGAAGAAGTATGGGATCGAAAAGGTTATGATGAATGCGAAAGGATTCTTCTTCTTTAAATTCACAACGGAAACGGGTATGAATGGAGTTCTTGAAAACGGACCATGGATTATTCGAACAATTCCAATAATTCTAAATAAATGGTCGCCTGAAATTACTCTAATGAAAGAGGATCTTAAGCGTGTTCCAGTGTGGGTGAAGCTACATGACATACCTCTCGCAGGATTTACGGAAGATGGATTAAGTTCTATTGCTTCTAAGGTCGGTATTCCAATAATGTTAGATTCGTATACAAGTTCTATGTGTCAGGATGCTTGGGGTAGACCTAATTATGCACGTGCCATGCTTGAAGTTACAGCTGAGTCTGATCCAAAAGAAAGCTTAAAGATAGCGATCCCTAATCCTAAGGGAGACACCAAAACTATTAGCATAGTGAAAGTGGAATACGAATGGAAACCACCGCGGTGTGATAACTGTAAAATTTTTGGTCATCGTGATGCACAATGTCCAAAAAGTATCCCGGTCCCTGAAGCGAATAAGACTGTCGATGGAGGATATCAGAAGGTGACTAAACAATCCAAGAGCACTGTGGGTGGAAAGCAGAAAACAGGAGATGGTTTTTTGGTTGTCAAACCAAAAGCAAAGTTTGTATACCGACGTAAAATGAATAATACCAATGGTGAAGGTGTGGCTAATAAAGTGGCAGGAACAAGTGGATTAAAGAACACAACAACTGATGAGAACCCATTTACTGCCTTGAATGatttaaatgatgaagatgatggtgatggGTTGAAAACTCATAATGGTCAGCTTATTGACGAGGATAGTGATATTGAGGTCGACTCGATTAACATGACTGAGGGGGCAAGCACTCCCGTTAAAAACG AGTCTCATGTTTCGTTATCTAATTTGAGCTCTATATGTAATAATGTGTTTCCTGCTTGGGACTGGACGTCCAATAGTAGTTTATGTGTGTCAGGTACCCGTATTATATTGGGGTGGAACCCGTTGCTTGTTCACGTGATGGTGTTAGCAATCACAAACCAGGTGATACATTGTCAGATTCGTGTTAATAGCGATGGTAGCCAGTTCTTTACGTCTTTTGTATATGCTTCTAACAGCTACATACAAAGAAGATTTTTGTGGAATGATATTGAAATGCATCATGGCTTTGTGGGCGGTAATCCATGGGTGATCCTTGGGGACTTTAATGTTGCTTTGAATTTGGATGAGTCAACTACAGGTGGGTCTAATATGACCGTAGCAATGCGTGACTTTAAAGAATGCCTTGATAACAGTCAAATGGTTGACATAAATAGCATGGGATTACAATTCACATGGAATCAAAAACCAAAGACGAATGATGGTATTCTGAGGAAAATTGACCGGGTATTGGTTAATGATGTTTTTCTTTCTAAATATATTAATGCATATGCAATCTTTCAACTGTACAGAATATCAGACCATAGCCCATCGGTGCTCAAAATTCCGCATTCAGCGCCTGCAAAGCCACAAATGTTTCGTTTCAGCAACTACATTGCGGATAAGGAGGGGTTTATTGACTGTGTTTCGGATGGCTGGAAAAAACAAATTGAAGGGCACACTATGTATAGGGTGGTGAAGCGACTCAGAGATTTAAAAAAGCCTATTCGTAAAATCATGTGGAACAAAGGCAACCTTCATGCTAATGTTTGTAAATTGAGATCTGAGCTAGACCAACTTCAGTTGGACCTTGATAAAAATCCTACTTCGGAATATCTTCGCGAAGCAGAGGCTGTTAAGCTCAAAGAATTTAACGATGCCATATGGGACGAAGAGCGATTCTTAAAGCAGAAATCTAAGGTGGAATGGTTAAAAGCGGGAGATTGTAACACGAAGTACTTCCATAAAATCATTAAAGGCAAGGCGAATAAAAGTAGAATTAATGCCATTATGGATTCTCAGGGTTCGGTTATTGAAGGGCCAATGGTCTCAGATATCTTTGTTAACCATTATATGGAATTCTTAGGATCTTCACATCCATGTGAGAGGATTTCCGACCCCAATAATCTATTTTTGAAGAAATTATCTCCGATCCAAGCTTTAGACATGATATGTCCGGTTACTGATAATGAAGTCAAAGCTGCTATTTTCGAAATTGGGGAAGACAAAGCTCCGGGACCGGATGGGTACACTTCGGTTTTCTTTAAGAAAGCGTGGGAGATTGTTGGTCCGGATGTATGTAAGGCTGTGATTGATTTTTTCAATAACAGTCAGTTGTTGACTGAGATCAACCATACCATCCTTGCTCTAATTCCGAAGGTTGAAACACCTTGCAAAGTTAACGACTATCGGCCCATATCCTGCTGCAATGTCATATACAAATGTATTAGCAAAATAATTACAGCTAGAATTAAAGGAAGTCTGGATAGTATTGTCAGTGATAACCAGTCAGCCTTCATTCCCGGGAGACGTATTTCAGATAACATCTTGGTTACTCAAGAGATTATGAAGAACTACCACTTGGATAGAGGTACCCCTCGATGCGCTTTTAAAGTTGACATTCAAAAGGCGTATGACACCGTTGATTGGAAGTTTTTGGAAAACATTTTATTATACTTTGGTTTCCATCGTACCATGATTAAATGGATAATGAAATGTGTTTCCACAACCTCTTTCTCTATTAATATAAATGGGGAGCTCCATGGCTATTTTAAGGGAAAAAGAGGCTTGAGGCAAGGGGATCCTCTGTCCCCATACTTATTCACCTTGGTCATGGAATGTTTAACATTAATGATCAAAAGAAATGTTCTACATTCTGATGATTTTAAATACCATCCCAAATGTGAGGCGCAAGAAATTGTGAACATTTGCTTTGCAGATGATCTCTTTCTTTTTGCCCATGCGAGTGTTGGATCTGTTAAGCCTTTATCTGATGCTTTGGCCGAATTTAAAGCATGCTCGGGCTTGACGCCTAGCCTTCCAAAAAGTACGGCTTTTTTCTCCAATGTCTCTATAAGCTTAAAGAATGTGATTCTATCCTTAATGTCGTTTGAGGAAGGAGTGTTACCGGTACGTTACTTGGGTGTGCCTTTGATCTCGTCCCGTCTCTACTACAAAGATTGTAAAAGCTTGGTTGaccggattaaaattaaaattcaagATTGGAAAAACAAGTTTTTGTCATATGCGGGTAGACTTCAGCTGATAAACTCGGTTCTATCCCCTATGCAGGTTTACTGGTCATCTGTTTTTGTACTTCCTGATGCTATTATCCATGATATTGAGAAATCAGTACGTGGATTTCTTTGGTGCAAAGGAGATTTGAAGAGAGGAAAGGCTAAGGTTAGTTGGAAGAATGTTTGTCTTCCTAAAGAAGAGGGTGGTCTTGGAATCAAAAGTCTAAAAGCATGGAACTTGGCTTTAATGTCTTATCATATATGGTGTTTATTAAATCATAAACAATCTATGTGGGTAAAATGGATCCATACTTATAGACTTAATAAACATAATTTTTGGAAGGTAGACGCTTCTAGTTCAGCAAGTTATGGGTGGCGTAAGATGCTGCAAATGAGAAGTATAGTAAGGCCGTTTATCATCCATAAAGTTGGTGATGGAAATGTAACTTCAGCGTGGCATGATACATGGACTGATTATGGGCCACTTAGTGAGCATATTACTCATAGATACGTTACTAGCGCTGGCTATTCGGACGACACAAAGGTGGCAGATTTGATCTTTAATGCTGGATGGCAATGGCCGGATCCATGGATCGATAAATTTCCAATGCTCATGAATGTTAGGCCTCCTGATTTATCAAAGTCTGATGTTATGTGTTGGCGACAATCTGATGGAAATTTGGTTGATTTCTCGACTAAGGAAGCATGGGAAACATTCAGACCACGTGCAACAAAAGTAATATGGCATTCGGTAGTGTGGTTCTCACAATGCATACCGCGTCATGCTTTTATTGTTTGGTTAATGGTGGGTGAAAAGCTGAAAACTCAAGATAAGATTAGAGTATGGGATATATGCGCTAATCAGAATGTTAATTTGTCATGCTCGTTGTGTGGTAACCAACAAGACTCCCACAATCATTTATTCTTTGAATGTACGTATTCTAAGCAAGTGTGGAATCAGGTTCAAGGTTTGATGCCCTTACGATCTCTAGGGGATAACTGGAAAGAGGTTATACATAAGATCAGTCCGATTTCTCATACGCGGGTGGCTAGAGTCGTAGTCTCTAAACTATTATTTGCCGCTACCATCTACTACATATGGCAAGAACGAAATCGGTGTTTGTTCAACCGAACAAAACGCAAAGCAGAGCAAGTTTATAAAGACATTTACAACACAGTGAGACTGAAGTTAATGTCTTTGAGGTTCAAAAATTCACAACATGTGTTGGAGGTGAAGATGAAGTGGAAAATATAG